One Cuculus canorus isolate bCucCan1 chromosome 1, bCucCan1.pri, whole genome shotgun sequence DNA segment encodes these proteins:
- the PDHA1 gene encoding pyruvate dehydrogenase E1 component subunit alpha, somatic form, mitochondrial isoform X1, with translation MRKMLLAALSRVLQGPAGAAASAAGRTGAVSEASRVMVASRNYADFASEATFEIKKCDLHRLEEGPPTTAVMTREEGLHYYKTMQTIRRMELKSDQLYKQKIIRGFCHLYDGQEACCVGLEVAIKPTDHVITAYRAHGFTYARGVPVREILAELTGRKGGCVKGKGGSMHMYTKNFYGGNGIVGAQVPLGAGIALACKYFGKNEVCLTLYGDGAANQGQIFETYNMAALWKLPCIFICENNRYGMGTSVERAAASTDYYKRGDFIPGLRVDGMDVLCVREAAKFAAEHCRAGKGPILMELQTYRYHGHSMSDPGISYRTREEIQEVRSKSDPITLLKDRMVNTNLASIEELKEIDVAVRKEIEEAAQFATTDPEPPLEELGNHIYYNEPPFEVRGPNQWIRYKSVS, from the exons ATGCGCAAGATGCTGCTGGCCGCGCTTTCCCGGGTGCTGCAGGGACCGGCCGGCGCCGCCGCTTCCGCCGCAGGGAGGACG GGAGCCGTTAGTGAG gCCTCCCGAGTGATGGTAGCATCGCGTAACTATGCAGACTTTGCAAGTGAAGCTACATTTGAAATTAAG AAATGTGACCTCCATCGCCTGGAAGAAGGCCCTCCTACCACAGCAGTGATGACTCGTGAAGAGGGGCTCCATTACTACAAGACAATGCAGACCATACGACGCATGGAGCTGAAGTCTGACCAACTttacaagcagaaaattattcGTGGCTTCTGCCACTTATATGATGGTCag GAGGCTTGCTGTGTAGGGCTTGAAGTTGCCATAAAGCCTACAGACCATGTGATAACAGCTTACAGAGCTCATGGCTTTACCTACGCACGAGGAGTGCCTGTTCGAGAAATCCTTGCTGAACTTACAG GTCGAAAAGGAGGATGtgtgaagggaaaaggaggatcGATGCATATGTATACCAAAAACTTTTATGGCGGCAATGGTATTGTTGGTGCTCAG GTTCCTCTTGGAGCTGGGATTGCACTCGCCTGTAAATACTTCGGTAAAAACGAAGTCTGTTTGACATTATATGGGGATGGTGCAGCCAATCAG GGCCAGATATTTGAAACATACAATATGGCTGCCTTATGGAAGTTGCCTTGTATTTTTATCTGTGAGAACAACCGGTATGGAATGGGAACTTCAGTTGAAAGAGCTGCAGCTAGTACTGACTACTACAAAAGAGGAGACTTCATTCCAGGACTCAGG gtgGATGGCATGGATGTTCTTTGTGTTCGAGAAGCAGCGAAGTTTGCAGCTGAGCACTGTAGAGCTGGAAAA ggTCCTATTCTGATGGAGTTACAGACATACCGTTACCATGGCCACAGTATGAGTGACCCTGGAATAAG CTACCGTACTAGAGAAGAAATTCAAGAAGTGAGAAGCAAAAGTGATCCCATTACTTTGCTGAAGGACAGAATGGTCAACACTAACCTTGCTAGCATTGAAGAATTAAAG GAAATTGATGTGGCAGTAAGAAAGGAGATTGAGGAAGCTGCTCAGTTTGCTACCACTGACCCAGAGCCACCACTGGAAGAACTAGGTAACCACATCTACTACAATGAGCCACCTTTTGAAGTGCGTGGTCCAAACCAGTGGATAAGGTACAAGTCTGTCAGCTAA
- the PDHA1 gene encoding pyruvate dehydrogenase E1 component subunit alpha, somatic form, mitochondrial isoform X2, with the protein MRKMLLAALSRVLQGPAGAAASAAGRTASRVMVASRNYADFASEATFEIKKCDLHRLEEGPPTTAVMTREEGLHYYKTMQTIRRMELKSDQLYKQKIIRGFCHLYDGQEACCVGLEVAIKPTDHVITAYRAHGFTYARGVPVREILAELTGRKGGCVKGKGGSMHMYTKNFYGGNGIVGAQVPLGAGIALACKYFGKNEVCLTLYGDGAANQGQIFETYNMAALWKLPCIFICENNRYGMGTSVERAAASTDYYKRGDFIPGLRVDGMDVLCVREAAKFAAEHCRAGKGPILMELQTYRYHGHSMSDPGISYRTREEIQEVRSKSDPITLLKDRMVNTNLASIEELKEIDVAVRKEIEEAAQFATTDPEPPLEELGNHIYYNEPPFEVRGPNQWIRYKSVS; encoded by the exons ATGCGCAAGATGCTGCTGGCCGCGCTTTCCCGGGTGCTGCAGGGACCGGCCGGCGCCGCCGCTTCCGCCGCAGGGAGGACG gCCTCCCGAGTGATGGTAGCATCGCGTAACTATGCAGACTTTGCAAGTGAAGCTACATTTGAAATTAAG AAATGTGACCTCCATCGCCTGGAAGAAGGCCCTCCTACCACAGCAGTGATGACTCGTGAAGAGGGGCTCCATTACTACAAGACAATGCAGACCATACGACGCATGGAGCTGAAGTCTGACCAACTttacaagcagaaaattattcGTGGCTTCTGCCACTTATATGATGGTCag GAGGCTTGCTGTGTAGGGCTTGAAGTTGCCATAAAGCCTACAGACCATGTGATAACAGCTTACAGAGCTCATGGCTTTACCTACGCACGAGGAGTGCCTGTTCGAGAAATCCTTGCTGAACTTACAG GTCGAAAAGGAGGATGtgtgaagggaaaaggaggatcGATGCATATGTATACCAAAAACTTTTATGGCGGCAATGGTATTGTTGGTGCTCAG GTTCCTCTTGGAGCTGGGATTGCACTCGCCTGTAAATACTTCGGTAAAAACGAAGTCTGTTTGACATTATATGGGGATGGTGCAGCCAATCAG GGCCAGATATTTGAAACATACAATATGGCTGCCTTATGGAAGTTGCCTTGTATTTTTATCTGTGAGAACAACCGGTATGGAATGGGAACTTCAGTTGAAAGAGCTGCAGCTAGTACTGACTACTACAAAAGAGGAGACTTCATTCCAGGACTCAGG gtgGATGGCATGGATGTTCTTTGTGTTCGAGAAGCAGCGAAGTTTGCAGCTGAGCACTGTAGAGCTGGAAAA ggTCCTATTCTGATGGAGTTACAGACATACCGTTACCATGGCCACAGTATGAGTGACCCTGGAATAAG CTACCGTACTAGAGAAGAAATTCAAGAAGTGAGAAGCAAAAGTGATCCCATTACTTTGCTGAAGGACAGAATGGTCAACACTAACCTTGCTAGCATTGAAGAATTAAAG GAAATTGATGTGGCAGTAAGAAAGGAGATTGAGGAAGCTGCTCAGTTTGCTACCACTGACCCAGAGCCACCACTGGAAGAACTAGGTAACCACATCTACTACAATGAGCCACCTTTTGAAGTGCGTGGTCCAAACCAGTGGATAAGGTACAAGTCTGTCAGCTAA